From the genome of Chloroflexota bacterium, one region includes:
- a CDS encoding SUMF1/EgtB/PvdO family nonheme iron enzyme, protein MKTRHFLRLMAFLFPVVLAAAAPVLAQTGTPPPVATDTLAPPTETPSLTPAPTATLTLPEYVAVHGLDERVLRELGLVIFLVAVGAVAVFGWLAAPYLKRWNERREQAVAKQVDRVADGDPMDTATREYLDRFEKKYSQFSFRGLEDVSGAKIPEFNTAYISLRLAERPDKEMARAGRKAAEPGELREGGPLEIDVSQAVKRSARLTIVGAAGSGKSTLLQWAGVSVARARFRRGSGLTETQREWLSALGNQNLLPIFIALRDYVRFCRDPRSPRAISPATLVEFIGVFYAGLFTSVDFPPDFFKQHLRRGCLLLLDGVDEVSPEQRAQVREAVEGLVVDYGLAHNYYLITSRSMAYRGAVEFAEFEQLEVQPLNRAQRDDLLRYWCDAIYPADEAARYAADLSASIEHSDDRVRQLARTPLMVSIFVLVYYHNRRRLPNQRAEFYYRATRVLVSETHKANAPDYPEWERLSVETRIDHLKRAAYELYTRNAQSATADELADWLKDESGFEGEKESAKEFLAAAANRSGLLEERGGQYGFFTHKTFHEFLAGLYVAQNKRKEWPGLLAKRAPDDQWQEVILLAAGSLAYLNAEDANDFVELLGRLGADDRDLLRLAGLERAALAQADFPHDRAQKHRKVLISRLETLMVEAQLNPAQRRPLGLALAALGDPRFTSLQPEFVKVEGGAFLMGTNDDEAERLKAQEADSWDDEKPQHHVDVSEFAIGKYLVTNVEFRRFVDDKGYDTETYWPGDSWKWRTGTLEPNLSIYEDEKLRKQVEDWLKGRPKEKRHQPFYWDDPQWNADNLPVVGVTWYEADAYCRWLTAKLRAAGLVTSAQTVHLPTEAQWEKAARTPPPAPPLAKNTPGEGRLWPWGDEWEANKCNSSESNFSGTTPVGMYPNGASGCGALDMVGNVWEWCADWWDSDLYSKRVG, encoded by the coding sequence ATGAAGACGCGACACTTTTTGCGGCTGATGGCGTTCCTCTTCCCCGTCGTTTTAGCAGCTGCCGCGCCGGTTTTGGCGCAGACCGGCACGCCGCCTCCTGTAGCAACCGATACGCTCGCGCCACCCACAGAAACTCCCAGCCTTACCCCTGCGCCGACCGCGACGCTCACTCTGCCCGAGTATGTTGCGGTGCACGGGCTTGACGAGCGCGTACTACGCGAGTTGGGGTTGGTTATATTTTTGGTTGCGGTCGGAGCAGTGGCCGTGTTCGGTTGGCTAGCGGCTCCCTACCTCAAACGCTGGAACGAACGGCGCGAGCAGGCGGTTGCCAAGCAGGTGGATCGTGTCGCAGACGGCGACCCAATGGATACTGCCACCCGCGAATATCTGGATCGCTTCGAGAAGAAGTACAGCCAGTTCAGTTTTCGCGGGCTGGAAGACGTGAGCGGGGCAAAAATTCCGGAGTTCAACACGGCTTACATTTCACTACGCTTAGCCGAGCGGCCCGACAAGGAGATGGCTCGCGCCGGGCGCAAAGCCGCTGAACCGGGAGAACTGCGCGAGGGCGGGCCGCTGGAGATTGATGTGAGCCAGGCCGTCAAGCGTTCGGCCCGATTGACGATTGTGGGCGCGGCAGGTTCCGGCAAGAGCACGCTGTTGCAATGGGCAGGCGTGTCGGTAGCCCGCGCCCGCTTCCGCCGGGGGAGCGGACTCACTGAAACTCAACGCGAGTGGTTATCGGCGTTGGGCAACCAAAATCTTCTGCCGATCTTCATCGCCTTGCGCGACTACGTGCGCTTCTGCCGCGACCCGCGGTCGCCGCGCGCCATCAGCCCCGCCACCCTGGTTGAGTTCATCGGCGTTTTCTATGCCGGGCTGTTCACCTCAGTGGACTTCCCGCCGGATTTCTTCAAACAGCATTTGCGCCGGGGTTGTTTGCTCTTGCTGGATGGCGTGGATGAAGTCTCACCTGAACAGCGCGCCCAGGTGCGCGAAGCAGTGGAAGGGCTGGTGGTGGATTATGGGCTGGCTCACAATTATTACCTGATCACCTCGCGCTCGATGGCGTATCGCGGCGCGGTCGAGTTTGCCGAGTTTGAGCAGTTGGAAGTGCAGCCCCTCAACCGCGCCCAACGCGATGACCTGTTGCGTTACTGGTGCGACGCGATCTACCCGGCCGATGAAGCCGCCAGGTATGCCGCTGATCTGAGCGCCAGCATCGAACACAGCGATGACCGGGTGCGCCAACTGGCCCGCACGCCCTTGATGGTTTCGATCTTTGTGCTGGTCTATTACCACAACCGGCGGCGCTTGCCCAACCAGCGCGCCGAATTTTATTATCGCGCCACTCGCGTGCTGGTGAGTGAAACCCACAAGGCCAACGCGCCCGACTATCCGGAATGGGAGCGTCTGAGCGTGGAGACACGGATTGATCATCTGAAACGGGCGGCTTACGAACTGTACACGCGCAATGCCCAGAGCGCCACCGCCGACGAACTAGCCGACTGGCTCAAAGACGAGAGCGGCTTTGAAGGCGAGAAGGAATCGGCCAAAGAATTCTTGGCCGCCGCCGCCAACCGCAGCGGCTTGCTGGAAGAGCGCGGCGGGCAGTATGGCTTCTTCACCCACAAAACCTTCCACGAATTTCTCGCCGGGCTGTATGTGGCCCAGAACAAACGCAAAGAGTGGCCCGGCCTGCTGGCGAAGCGCGCTCCTGATGATCAATGGCAGGAAGTGATCCTGCTGGCCGCCGGCTCGCTGGCTTACCTGAACGCCGAAGACGCCAATGACTTTGTGGAACTGCTCGGCCGGTTGGGCGCTGACGATCGAGACCTCCTGCGCCTGGCCGGGCTGGAACGGGCCGCGCTGGCTCAGGCCGACTTTCCGCATGATCGCGCCCAGAAGCACCGCAAGGTTTTGATTTCGCGTTTGGAAACGCTGATGGTGGAGGCGCAATTGAACCCCGCACAGCGCCGCCCGCTCGGCCTGGCCCTGGCCGCCCTCGGCGACCCGCGCTTTACCTCCCTTCAACCAGAGTTCGTCAAAGTCGAAGGCGGTGCTTTCCTCATGGGCACCAACGACGACGAAGCCGAACGCCTCAAGGCACAGGAAGCAGACTCCTGGGATGACGAGAAGCCTCAACATCACGTTGATGTCTCTGAGTTTGCCATCGGCAAGTATCTTGTCACCAATGTCGAGTTCCGTCGTTTTGTTGACGACAAAGGCTACGACACTGAAACTTATTGGCCCGGCGATAGTTGGAAGTGGCGTACCGGAACTTTGGAGCCTAACCTGTCAATTTATGAGGATGAAAAACTCAGAAAGCAAGTAGAAGACTGGCTGAAGGGTCGCCCCAAAGAAAAACGTCATCAACCCTTTTACTGGGATGACCCACAATGGAACGCCGACAACCTGCCCGTCGTCGGCGTGACCTGGTATGAGGCTGACGCTTATTGCCGCTGGCTCACCGCCAAACTCCGCGCCGCCGGACTCGTTACTTCAGCCCAAACCGTTCATCTGCCCACTGAAGCGCAGTGGGAAAAAGCGGCTCGGACCCCACCCCCGGCCCCTCCCCTGGCGAAGAACACGCCCGGAGAGGGGAGACTGTGGCCCTGGGGCGACGAGTGGGAAGCCAACAAATGTAATTCCTCTGAAAGCAACTTCAGTGGCACAAC